One Nonomuraea angiospora DNA segment encodes these proteins:
- a CDS encoding ABC transporter substrate-binding protein, producing MRPSPRLVAALAVLPLALAACGGGGSSGTPAAPPSIADASADNRPVKAGGTLNVALSADPDALDPSISTTLVGREVFANMCEKLFDIDAQSSLVPQLASALPEVSGDGKEVTIKLREGVKFNDGTAFDAEAVKKSLDRHRTWEKSARQADLAAVSKVTVADPTTVKLTLTQAFTPLTAQLADRAGMIMSPKALDAGSDNFGASPVCVGPFKFASRTSGSQIVLEKAPDYYDAAKVKLDKLVYKIIVDPNVRAANLKSGDVQVGDNLATTTVKGVQGDPNLKVVSGGGLGYYGITINTGNASGSTEKPGTVNTALAKSPQLREAFELALDRDVINKTVYNGLHEVDCFPVPVDSPYRAKDLQCPKRDLAKAKQLVQASGAQTPVPVTLTSPNDATNVRLAQVIQQMTKEAGFNVSVQSAEFVSTLEQGKSGKFDVLLNGWSGRVDPDGNLTNLITSRGSNNYSGMSDPGIDDPIKQAAAESDPAKRAELYASAMKKAAEVRGVLYLYHNKYYLGMSKNVAGVQYFKDGLPRFVTAGFTA from the coding sequence ATGAGACCGTCCCCCAGGCTCGTCGCGGCGCTCGCCGTTCTCCCCCTTGCGCTGGCAGCTTGCGGCGGAGGCGGATCGAGCGGCACCCCCGCGGCCCCTCCCTCCATAGCCGACGCCTCGGCCGACAACCGGCCGGTCAAGGCGGGCGGCACGCTCAACGTGGCGCTCAGCGCCGACCCCGACGCGCTCGACCCGAGCATCTCGACCACGCTGGTGGGGCGCGAGGTGTTCGCGAACATGTGCGAGAAGCTCTTCGACATCGACGCGCAGTCGAGCCTGGTCCCGCAGCTGGCCAGCGCCCTGCCCGAGGTCTCCGGCGACGGCAAGGAGGTGACGATCAAGCTGCGCGAGGGCGTGAAGTTCAACGACGGCACGGCGTTCGACGCCGAGGCGGTCAAGAAGTCGCTGGACCGGCACCGCACCTGGGAGAAGTCCGCGCGCCAGGCCGACCTGGCGGCGGTGTCCAAGGTCACCGTGGCCGACCCCACGACGGTCAAGCTCACGCTGACGCAGGCGTTCACGCCGCTGACCGCGCAGCTCGCCGACCGCGCCGGCATGATCATGTCGCCCAAGGCCCTGGACGCGGGCAGCGACAACTTCGGGGCGAGCCCGGTGTGCGTCGGGCCGTTCAAGTTCGCGAGCCGTACGTCCGGCAGCCAGATCGTGCTGGAGAAGGCGCCCGACTACTACGACGCTGCCAAGGTCAAGCTCGACAAGCTCGTATACAAAATCATCGTGGACCCGAACGTACGGGCCGCGAACCTGAAGTCCGGCGACGTCCAGGTGGGCGACAACCTCGCCACCACCACGGTCAAGGGCGTGCAGGGCGACCCCAACCTCAAGGTCGTGTCCGGCGGCGGCCTCGGCTACTACGGCATCACGATCAACACCGGCAACGCCAGTGGCTCCACCGAGAAGCCCGGCACGGTGAACACGGCGCTGGCCAAGAGCCCGCAGCTGCGCGAGGCGTTCGAGCTGGCCCTCGACCGCGACGTGATCAACAAGACGGTCTACAACGGCCTGCACGAGGTGGACTGCTTCCCCGTGCCGGTGGACAGCCCCTACCGCGCCAAGGACCTGCAGTGCCCGAAGCGCGACCTGGCCAAGGCCAAGCAGCTGGTGCAGGCGTCCGGCGCGCAGACGCCGGTCCCGGTCACGCTCACCAGCCCGAACGACGCCACCAACGTGCGCCTGGCGCAGGTCATCCAGCAGATGACCAAGGAGGCGGGCTTCAACGTGAGCGTGCAGAGCGCCGAGTTCGTCAGCACGCTTGAGCAGGGCAAGTCCGGCAAGTTCGACGTCCTGCTGAACGGCTGGTCGGGCCGGGTGGACCCGGACGGCAACCTCACGAACCTCATCACCAGCCGCGGCAGCAACAACTACAGCGGCATGTCCGACCCGGGCATCGACGACCCGATCAAGCAGGCCGCCGCCGAGTCGGACCCGGCCAAGCGGGCCGAGCTCTACGCGAGCGCCATGAAGAAGGCCGCCGAGGTGCGCGGCGTCCTGTACCTGTACCACAACAAGTACTACCTGGGCATGAGCAAGAACGTGGCCGGCGTCCAGTACTTCAAGGACGGCCTGCCGCGCTTCGTCACCGCGGGGTTCACCGCGTAA
- a CDS encoding GntR family transcriptional regulator: MTDLTLGAAHSTLRDEVTKELRRRILSGELAQGERLVEDRLAALLGVSRNPVRESIRVLATEGFVEVVPRLGATVARLSAAEGEELFDVRMAVEGLAARLAARKRTPESAARLRRVLEQAKEAVENGRLEEVADLNTAFHLAVGEAAGNSYLSLMMKPMLLRAQWVFSQTAAARGPHSWSEHLSLCEAIAAGDEDEAQARAIAHVAAARRSFLTAIRTAASAPNPPND; the protein is encoded by the coding sequence ATGACTGATTTAACGCTGGGCGCGGCCCATTCGACCTTGCGCGACGAGGTCACCAAGGAGCTGCGGCGACGCATACTCTCCGGCGAGCTCGCCCAGGGTGAGCGGCTGGTCGAGGATCGGCTGGCCGCGCTGCTCGGCGTGTCCCGCAACCCCGTACGCGAGTCCATCCGGGTGCTGGCCACGGAGGGGTTCGTCGAGGTCGTGCCCCGGCTCGGCGCCACCGTCGCGCGGCTGTCGGCGGCGGAGGGTGAGGAGCTCTTCGACGTGCGCATGGCGGTCGAGGGCCTGGCGGCGCGGCTGGCGGCGCGCAAGCGGACGCCCGAGTCCGCCGCGCGGCTGCGGCGGGTGCTTGAGCAGGCCAAGGAGGCCGTGGAGAACGGGCGGCTGGAGGAGGTGGCCGATCTCAACACGGCCTTCCACCTGGCCGTCGGTGAGGCGGCGGGCAACTCGTACCTGAGCCTGATGATGAAGCCCATGCTCCTGCGGGCGCAGTGGGTCTTCAGCCAGACGGCCGCCGCGCGCGGGCCGCACTCCTGGAGCGAGCACCTGAGCCTGTGCGAGGCCATCGCGGCGGGCGACGAGGACGAGGCGCAGGCCAGGGCGATCGCGCACGTGGCGGCGGCCAGGCGGTCGTTCCTCACGGCGATCCGCACGGCGGCCTCCGCGCCAAATCCCCCGAACGATTAG
- a CDS encoding alpha/beta hydrolase has translation MPFGYVFTVTLVAIGTLFALRPVPFSRPLGRMSYYFGLAANELPFAAFFWMLLLPTALAFADGDIDSAGGWAVVALAAVTAIGLAVIAYRAMGERVRIERAMDLGLGAGWRAAIDADLGVGLRRRPPLARILVLPIFRRRLDVRRVADLAYGGAGRRNLLDLYHHRSRPSGAPVMIHLHGGGYSGGHKNSQSLPLLYHLASRGWVCISANYRLRPEVQHPDHLIDLKKIIAWVREHAHEYGADPSTLFVAGSSAGGHMAALAALTQNDPAFQPGFEDADTSVTGAIYLNGWYGTYFGQGPESSPLAHIAPDAPPFLVAHGDLDPLVPSADARHFADRLRQTSANPVVYAELHGGNHAFDLYHSVRFEAVVDAIEGFTAWVRSRERRAVAG, from the coding sequence GTGCCCTTCGGGTATGTGTTCACTGTGACGCTCGTCGCGATCGGCACGCTGTTCGCGCTGCGGCCGGTGCCGTTCTCACGCCCGCTGGGCCGTATGAGCTACTACTTCGGCCTGGCCGCCAATGAGCTGCCGTTCGCGGCCTTCTTCTGGATGCTGCTGCTCCCGACGGCGCTGGCGTTCGCCGACGGTGACATCGACTCGGCGGGCGGCTGGGCGGTCGTCGCCCTGGCCGCCGTGACCGCGATCGGGCTCGCGGTCATCGCCTACCGCGCGATGGGCGAGAGGGTCAGGATCGAGCGGGCGATGGACTTGGGGCTGGGCGCGGGATGGCGGGCCGCCATCGACGCCGACCTCGGCGTCGGACTGCGGCGCCGTCCCCCGCTGGCCCGCATCCTGGTTCTGCCCATCTTCCGGCGCCGCCTGGACGTCCGGCGCGTGGCCGACCTCGCCTACGGCGGCGCGGGCCGCCGCAACCTGCTCGACCTCTACCACCACCGCTCGCGCCCGTCCGGCGCCCCCGTGATGATCCACCTGCACGGCGGCGGCTACTCCGGCGGCCACAAGAACAGCCAGTCGCTTCCCCTGCTCTACCACCTCGCCAGCCGGGGATGGGTGTGCATCAGCGCCAACTACCGGCTGCGGCCCGAGGTCCAGCATCCGGACCACCTGATCGACCTCAAGAAGATCATCGCATGGGTGCGCGAGCACGCCCACGAGTACGGCGCCGACCCGTCGACGCTGTTCGTCGCGGGCAGTTCGGCGGGCGGGCACATGGCGGCGCTGGCCGCGCTCACCCAGAACGACCCCGCCTTCCAGCCGGGCTTCGAGGACGCCGACACCTCCGTGACCGGCGCCATCTACTTGAACGGCTGGTACGGCACCTACTTCGGCCAAGGCCCCGAGTCCTCGCCACTGGCCCACATCGCACCGGACGCACCACCGTTCCTCGTGGCTCACGGCGATCTGGATCCGCTGGTGCCCTCGGCCGATGCCCGGCACTTCGCCGACCGGCTACGCCAGACCTCGGCCAACCCCGTCGTCTACGCCGAGCTGCACGGCGGGAACCACGCCTTCGACCTTTACCACTCGGTCCGCTTCGAGGCGGTCGTCGACGCGATCGAGGGCTTCACCGCCTGGGTGAGATCACGGGAAAGAAGAGCCGTAGCTGGCTAG
- a CDS encoding ATP-dependent helicase, with the protein MQVSSLDQFSQVTRQWFTGAFQAPTAAQEGAWESISRGDNTLVVAPTGSGKTLAAFLWSLDRLAFEKTGPAPQAPAAGREGVPKGTRVLYVSPLKALAVDVERNLRAPLAGLKQTARRLGLPVPEISVAIRSGDTPSQDRRRYAAKPSDILITTPESLFLLLTSQAREALRGVETVIVDEVHAVAATKRGAHLALSLERLDALLDKPAQRIGLSATVRPVSEVAAFLGGARPATVVQPPSEKRIEVEVVVPVEDMTEMEGRPRPEGGEEFAPEPGSRSIWPHVEDRLFDLIGAHSSTIVFANSRRLAERLCTRLNELAYEREGGGVEAIDLSIWETPPSPQKPQRMPADMMAQAGASKGVVTEIVRAHHGSVSKEERAQIEEALKSGRLPAVVATSSLELGIDMGAVDLVACVEAPPSVASGLQRIGRAGHQVGAVSKGVIFPKYRGDLVQTAVVAERMKSGQIEELRYPRNPLDVLAQQIVAMTALDEWTVDELESVVKRAAPYATLPRTALEATLDMLAGRYPSEEFAELRPRIVWDRVTGTLQGRPGAQRLAVTNGGTIPDRGLFGVFLVGEKASRVGELDEEMVYESRVGDVFVLGATSWRIEDITADRVLVSPAPGQPGKLPFWHGDAPGRPAELGKAIGQFLREQAKNGSTERMREAGLDEFASGNLLAYLHEQREATGYVPDDRTLLVERFHDELGDWRVVIHSPYGARVHAPWALAINRRLRERYGIDVQAVHSDDGIVLRIPDTLAEPPTDVAAFDAEEIEQIVTEELGGSAMFASRFRECAGRALLLPRRTPGKRSPLWQQRQRAAHLLGVASQYASFPIVLETMRECLQDVFDVPGLVQLMRDIAARRVRLVEVETSQASPFAASLLFHYVGAFMYEGDAPLAERRAQALALDTTLLAELLGQADLRELLDPDVISDTERELARLDRPLRDLEDLADLLRSHGPLLAPDVSVRGGDPAWLEELERSRRAIRVRIAGEEHWAAIEDAARMRDALGVPLPVGLPHAFLEPVADPLADLVARHARTRGPFHAGPAAARFGLGVAVVTDALRRLAASGRVVNGEFRPGGRGEEWCDAGVLRMLRRRSLARLRKEVEPVAPETLARFLPAWHGITGSGAAGAVGGRGASEAARAMDALVRSIEQLQGAAVPASALETLVLPARVPGYHPALLDELTSSGEVMWAGQGSLPGGDGWVSLYYADTAPLLMPEPAEITMTPLHERVLELLGGGGALFFRGLSDQLQSLDDAALAAALWDLVWAGRVSGDTLAPLRATLGTGRPAHRPATTRRRRAVLPSRSGPPTVGGRWWLLPAPAADSTQRAHAQAEVLLERHGVVTRGAVTSERLPGGFTPIYQVLRAYEESGRCRRGYFVEGLGGAQFALPGAVDRMRAMAPGVAPTSGPGPGSWVGGPGSDSWAGGPGSDSWAGGPGSDSGARGMGPGSRTEGLGPRSGGGGTGPGSGGGGTGPGSGGGGTGPGSGGGRRAVVLAAADPASPYGAALPWPQHPGELGHKPGRKAGSLVVLVDGHLVLYVERGGKTLLSFADDDRLQPAVDALALAVRDGALGKLTVERADGTSIVESPLAAALEAAGFHPTPRGLRLRA; encoded by the coding sequence GTGCAGGTGAGCTCGCTAGACCAGTTCAGCCAGGTGACCAGGCAATGGTTCACCGGAGCCTTCCAAGCTCCCACGGCCGCCCAGGAGGGCGCGTGGGAGTCGATCTCGCGCGGCGACAACACCCTGGTCGTCGCTCCCACCGGCTCGGGCAAGACGCTGGCGGCCTTCCTGTGGTCGCTCGACAGGCTGGCGTTCGAGAAGACCGGGCCCGCCCCGCAGGCGCCCGCCGCCGGGCGCGAAGGCGTTCCGAAGGGGACGCGGGTGCTGTACGTGTCGCCGCTCAAGGCCCTGGCCGTGGACGTCGAGCGCAACCTGCGCGCGCCGCTGGCCGGGCTCAAGCAGACGGCGCGCCGGCTCGGGCTGCCGGTGCCGGAGATCTCGGTGGCGATCCGCTCGGGCGACACCCCCTCGCAGGACCGCAGGCGCTACGCCGCCAAGCCGTCCGACATCCTGATCACGACGCCGGAGTCGCTGTTCCTGCTGCTCACCAGCCAGGCGCGCGAGGCGTTGCGGGGCGTGGAGACGGTGATCGTGGACGAGGTCCACGCGGTCGCGGCCACCAAGCGCGGCGCTCATCTGGCGCTCAGCCTGGAGCGGCTCGACGCGCTGCTCGACAAGCCGGCGCAGCGGATCGGGCTGTCGGCGACGGTGCGGCCGGTGAGCGAGGTGGCGGCGTTCCTGGGCGGCGCGCGGCCGGCCACGGTCGTGCAGCCGCCGTCGGAGAAGCGGATCGAGGTCGAGGTCGTCGTCCCGGTCGAGGACATGACGGAGATGGAGGGCCGGCCGCGGCCGGAGGGCGGGGAGGAGTTCGCCCCCGAGCCGGGCAGCCGGTCGATCTGGCCTCATGTGGAGGATCGGCTGTTCGACCTGATCGGGGCGCACAGCTCGACGATCGTCTTCGCCAACTCGCGGCGGCTGGCCGAGCGGCTGTGCACCCGCCTCAACGAGCTCGCGTACGAACGGGAGGGCGGCGGGGTCGAGGCCATCGACCTGTCCATCTGGGAGACGCCCCCATCGCCGCAGAAGCCGCAGCGGATGCCCGCCGACATGATGGCGCAGGCCGGGGCGAGCAAGGGGGTCGTGACCGAGATCGTGCGGGCGCACCACGGCTCGGTCTCCAAGGAGGAGCGGGCGCAGATCGAGGAGGCGCTCAAGTCGGGCCGGCTGCCCGCCGTGGTCGCCACCTCCAGCCTGGAGCTGGGCATCGACATGGGCGCGGTCGACCTGGTCGCGTGCGTGGAGGCGCCGCCGAGCGTGGCCAGCGGGCTGCAGCGCATCGGCCGGGCCGGCCACCAGGTCGGCGCGGTGTCCAAGGGTGTGATCTTCCCGAAGTACCGGGGCGACCTGGTGCAGACGGCCGTGGTGGCCGAGCGGATGAAGAGCGGCCAGATCGAGGAGCTGCGCTATCCGCGTAATCCGCTCGACGTGCTGGCGCAGCAGATCGTGGCGATGACCGCGCTCGACGAGTGGACGGTCGACGAGCTGGAGTCCGTGGTCAAGCGGGCCGCCCCCTACGCCACGCTGCCCAGGACCGCCCTGGAGGCCACGCTCGACATGCTGGCCGGGCGCTATCCGAGCGAGGAGTTCGCCGAGCTGCGGCCGCGCATCGTGTGGGACCGGGTCACCGGCACCCTGCAGGGCCGTCCGGGCGCGCAGCGGCTGGCGGTCACCAACGGCGGCACGATCCCCGACCGCGGCCTGTTCGGCGTCTTCCTGGTGGGCGAGAAGGCCTCCCGGGTGGGCGAGCTCGACGAGGAGATGGTCTACGAGTCGCGCGTGGGCGACGTGTTCGTGCTGGGCGCGACGTCCTGGCGGATCGAGGACATCACGGCCGACCGGGTGCTCGTCTCGCCCGCGCCGGGCCAGCCGGGCAAGCTGCCGTTCTGGCACGGCGACGCGCCCGGACGCCCGGCCGAGCTGGGCAAGGCGATCGGGCAGTTCCTTCGCGAGCAGGCCAAGAACGGCTCGACCGAGCGCATGCGGGAGGCGGGGCTCGACGAGTTCGCCTCCGGAAACCTGCTGGCCTACCTCCACGAACAACGCGAGGCCACCGGCTACGTCCCCGACGACCGCACGCTCCTCGTCGAGCGTTTCCACGACGAGCTCGGCGACTGGCGCGTGGTCATCCACTCCCCCTACGGCGCGCGGGTGCACGCCCCGTGGGCGCTGGCGATCAACCGGCGCCTGCGCGAGCGTTACGGCATCGACGTGCAGGCGGTCCACTCCGACGACGGCATCGTGCTGCGCATCCCCGACACGCTGGCCGAGCCGCCGACCGACGTGGCCGCGTTCGACGCCGAGGAGATCGAGCAGATCGTCACGGAGGAGCTGGGCGGGTCGGCCATGTTCGCCTCCCGGTTCAGGGAGTGCGCGGGGCGGGCGCTGCTGCTGCCGCGCCGCACGCCGGGCAAGCGCAGCCCCCTGTGGCAGCAGCGCCAGCGCGCCGCCCACCTGCTGGGCGTGGCCTCGCAGTACGCCTCGTTCCCGATCGTGCTGGAGACCATGCGCGAGTGCCTGCAGGACGTCTTCGACGTGCCGGGGCTCGTCCAGCTCATGCGCGACATCGCCGCGCGGCGGGTGCGGCTGGTGGAGGTGGAGACCTCGCAGGCCTCGCCGTTCGCGGCGTCGCTGCTGTTCCATTACGTGGGCGCGTTCATGTACGAGGGCGACGCGCCCCTGGCCGAGCGGCGCGCCCAGGCGCTGGCGCTGGACACCACGCTGCTGGCCGAGCTGCTGGGCCAGGCCGACCTGCGCGAGCTGCTCGACCCCGACGTGATCTCCGACACCGAGCGGGAGCTGGCCAGGCTCGACCGGCCGCTGCGCGACCTGGAGGACCTCGCCGACCTGCTGCGCTCCCACGGGCCGCTGCTCGCGCCCGACGTGAGCGTGCGCGGCGGCGACCCGGCCTGGCTGGAGGAGCTCGAACGCTCGCGTCGCGCGATCCGCGTACGCATCGCCGGCGAGGAGCATTGGGCGGCCATCGAGGACGCGGCCCGCATGCGTGACGCGCTGGGCGTGCCGCTGCCGGTCGGGCTGCCCCACGCGTTCCTGGAGCCGGTCGCCGATCCGCTGGCCGACCTGGTGGCGCGGCACGCCCGCACCCGGGGGCCGTTCCACGCGGGCCCGGCCGCGGCCCGGTTCGGGCTGGGCGTGGCCGTGGTGACCGACGCGTTGCGCCGGCTGGCCGCGTCCGGGCGGGTCGTGAACGGGGAGTTCCGGCCCGGCGGGCGGGGCGAGGAGTGGTGCGACGCCGGGGTGCTGCGGATGCTGCGCCGCAGGTCGCTGGCCCGGCTGCGCAAGGAGGTCGAGCCGGTCGCGCCGGAGACGCTGGCCCGCTTCCTGCCCGCCTGGCACGGCATCACCGGCTCGGGCGCCGCGGGGGCGGTCGGCGGCCGGGGCGCGAGCGAGGCGGCCCGGGCCATGGACGCGCTGGTCCGCTCGATCGAACAGCTCCAAGGGGCCGCCGTGCCCGCGTCCGCGCTGGAGACGCTGGTGCTGCCCGCGCGGGTGCCCGGCTACCATCCGGCGCTGCTCGACGAGCTGACCTCGTCGGGCGAGGTGATGTGGGCGGGGCAGGGCTCGCTGCCCGGCGGCGACGGGTGGGTCTCGCTCTACTACGCCGACACCGCGCCGCTGCTGATGCCCGAGCCCGCCGAGATCACGATGACCCCTCTGCACGAGCGCGTGCTGGAGCTGCTGGGCGGGGGCGGCGCGCTGTTCTTCCGCGGCCTGTCCGACCAGCTCCAGTCCCTGGACGACGCGGCCCTGGCGGCGGCGCTGTGGGATCTGGTGTGGGCGGGGCGGGTCTCCGGCGACACGCTGGCGCCGCTGCGGGCCACGCTCGGCACCGGCCGTCCCGCGCACCGGCCCGCCACCACGCGGCGGCGCCGGGCCGTGCTGCCGAGCAGGAGCGGGCCGCCCACGGTGGGCGGCCGGTGGTGGCTGCTGCCCGCGCCCGCCGCCGACAGCACCCAGCGGGCGCACGCGCAGGCCGAGGTGCTGCTGGAACGGCACGGCGTGGTGACCCGGGGGGCGGTGACCTCGGAACGACTTCCTGGGGGATTTACGCCCATATATCAGGTTCTGCGGGCGTACGAGGAGAGCGGGCGCTGCCGCCGGGGCTACTTCGTCGAGGGCCTCGGGGGCGCGCAGTTCGCCCTGCCGGGAGCGGTCGACCGGATGCGCGCCATGGCGCCCGGCGTCGCCCCGACCAGCGGTCCGGGGCCCGGCTCATGGGTTGGGGGTCCGGGGTCTGACTCATGGGCTGGGGGTCCGGGGTCTGACTCATGGGCTGGGGGTCCGGGGTCTGACTCGGGGGCCAGGGGTATGGGACCCGGCTCCAGGACCGAGGGTTTGGGGCCCCGCTCAGGGGGCGGAGGTACTGGACCCGGCTCAGGGGGCGGAGGTACTGGACCCGGCTCAGGGGGTGGAGGTACTGGGCCCGGCTCAGGGGGTGGGCGGCGGGCCGTGGTGCTGGCCGCGGCCGATCCGGCCAGCCCGTACGGTGCCGCGCTCCCCTGGCCGCAGCATCCCGGCGAGCTCGGGCACAAGCCCGGCCGGAAGGCCGGTTCGCTGGTCGTGCTCGTGGACGGGCACCTGGTGCTCTATGTCGAACGGGGCGGCAAGACGCTGCTGTCGTTCGCCGACGACGACCGGCTGCAGCCCGCCGTCGATGCCCTCGCGCTGGCCGTGCGGGACGGGGCGCTCGGGAAGCTGACCGTGGAACGGGCCGACGGCACGTCCATCGTCGAGTCGCCATTGGCGGCGGCCCTGGAGGCTGCCGGTTTCCACCCCACACCCCGGGGGCTGCGCCTGCGCGCCTGA
- a CDS encoding VOC family protein gives MTIDYAAIEARRAEMRRRYVLAHRPSSSARGLHHMALLSSDVERTIKFYQELLEFPLTEIIENRDYKGSNHFFFDIGNGNLLAFFDFPGLDLGPYQEVLGGLHHVAISVDPATWERLRGKLEMAGVPHQIESGASIYFKDPDGARLELLADHLGEMYGSSVL, from the coding sequence GTGACCATTGACTATGCGGCCATCGAAGCCCGCCGAGCGGAGATGAGACGGCGCTACGTCTTAGCGCACCGGCCATCCAGCAGCGCCCGGGGCCTGCACCACATGGCCCTGCTCTCGTCGGACGTGGAGCGCACCATCAAGTTCTACCAGGAGCTCCTGGAGTTCCCGCTCACAGAGATCATCGAGAACCGCGACTACAAGGGCTCCAACCACTTCTTCTTCGACATCGGCAACGGCAACCTGCTCGCGTTCTTCGACTTCCCCGGCCTCGACCTCGGGCCGTACCAGGAGGTGCTGGGCGGGCTGCACCACGTCGCGATCTCCGTCGACCCCGCCACGTGGGAGCGGCTGCGCGGGAAGCTGGAGATGGCCGGCGTGCCGCACCAGATAGAGAGCGGCGCCTCCATTTACTTCAAGGACCCCGATGGCGCCCGGCTGGAGCTGCTCGCCGACCATCTCGGTGAGATGTACGGCTCGAGTGTGCTGTGA
- a CDS encoding DUF3046 domain-containing protein produces the protein MRLTEFWRRMNAHFGDTYAESWARDYVLAPLGGRTVMQALADGESAKTVWRAVCQVEDVSPKLR, from the coding sequence ATGCGCCTGACGGAGTTCTGGAGACGGATGAACGCTCACTTCGGCGACACGTACGCCGAGTCGTGGGCCCGCGACTACGTGCTCGCGCCGCTGGGCGGACGGACCGTCATGCAGGCACTGGCCGACGGGGAGAGCGCCAAGACCGTCTGGCGCGCGGTCTGCCAGGTGGAGGACGTCTCGCCCAAGCTCCGCTAG